The genomic region CCAAAAGTGATTATACTTATAGATTAAATAAAGGAATTAAATTGGAAGCGGGTTTTAAAACTTCTTTTATTAACACGAATAATGTTGCAGCTTATCAATATTATAACGGCTCTGTTTGGCAAGATGATTTAAGTAAAAGCAATCAATTTTTATATGATGAAAAAATTAATGCTTTATATACAAGTTATGAGCAGAAACTAAATAAAATTTCTTTTCAGGTTGGAATAAGATATGAGCATACACATTATAACGCACATCAACTC from Thermococcus sp. M36 harbors:
- a CDS encoding outer membrane beta-barrel family protein, translated to KSDYTYRLNKGIKLEAGFKTSFINTNNVAAYQYYNGSVWQDDLSKSNQFLYDEKINALYTSYEQKLNKISFQVGIRYEHTHYNAHQLGNLIVKDSSFYKNYDGLFPSGYFSYQADSNNTVTLTFGRRIDRPPFQKLNPFTFLINKYTYQTGNPFILPQNAWNFEVNHQYKQMLT